One genomic region from Balaenoptera musculus isolate JJ_BM4_2016_0621 chromosome X, mBalMus1.pri.v3, whole genome shotgun sequence encodes:
- the RBMX gene encoding RNA-binding motif protein, X chromosome: MVEADRPGKLFIGGLNTETNEKALEAVFGKYGRIVEVLLMKDRETNKSRGFAFVTFESPADAKDAARDMNGKSLEGKAIKVEQATKPSFESGRRGPPPPPRSRGPPRGLRGGRGGSGGTRGPPSRGGHMDDGGYSMNFNMSSSRGPLPVKRGPPPRSGGPPPKRSAPSGPVRSSSGMGGRAPVSRGRDSYGGPPRREPLPSRRDVYLSPRDDGYSTKDSYSSRDYPSSRDTRDYAPPPRDYTYRDYGHSSSRDDYPSRGYSDRDGYGRDRDYSDHPSGGSYRDSYESYGNSRSAPPTRGPPPSYGGSSRYDDYSSSRDGYGGSRDSYSSSRSDLYSSGRDRVGRQERGLPPSMERGYPPPRDSYSSSSRGAPRGGGRGGSRSDRGGGRSRY, from the exons atggTTGAAGCAGATCGCCCAGGAAAGCTCTTCATCGGTGGCCTCAAtacagaaacaaatgagaaagctCTTGAAGCAGTGTTTGGCAAATATGGACGAATAGTGGAAG TTCTCTTGATGAAAGATCGTGAAACCAACAAATCGAGAGGATTTGCTTTTGTCACCTTTGAAAGCCCAGCAGATGCTAAGGATGCAGCTAGAGACATGAATGGAAAG TCCTTAGAGGGAAAAGCCATCAAGGTAGAACAAGCCACTAAACCATCATTTGAAAGTGGTAGACGTggaccacctccacctccaagaAGCAGAGGCCCTCCAAGAGGCCTTAGAGGCggaagaggaggaagtggaggaacCAGGGGACCTCCCTCACGTGGAGGGCACATGG ACGATGGTGGCTATTCCATGAATTTTAACATGAGTTCTTCCAGGGGACCACTTCCAGTAAAAAGAGGACCACCGCCACGAAGTGGGGGTCCTCCTCCTAAAAGATCTGCCCCTTCAGGACCAGTTCGCAGCAGCAGTGGAATGGGAGGAAGAG CTCCTGTATCACGTGGAAGAGATAGTTATGGAGGTCCACCTCGAAGGGAACCCCTGCCCTCTCGTAGAGATGTCTATTTGTCCCCAAGAGATGATGGATATTCTACTAAAGACAG cTATTCAAGCAGAGATTACCCAAGTTCTCGTGATACAAGAGATTATGCACCACCACCAAGAGATTATACTTACCGTGATTATGGTCATTCCAGTTCACGTGATGACTATCCATCAAGAGGCTATAG tGATAGAGATGGCTATGGTCGTGATCGTGACTATTCAGATCATCCAAGTGGAGGTTCCTACAGAGATTCATATGAGAGTTATG GTAACTCACGTAGTGCTCCACCTACACGAGGGCCCCCGCCATCTTATGGTGGAAGCAGTCGCTATGATGATTACAGCAGCTCACGTGACGGATATGGTGGAAGTCGAGACAGTTACTCAAGCAGCCGAAGTGATCTCTACTCAAGTGGTCGTGATCGGGTTGGCAGACAAGAAAGAGGGCTTCCCCCTTCTATGGAAAGGGGGTACCCTCCTCCACGAGATTCCTACAGCAGTTCAAGCCGCGGAGCACCAAGAGGTGGTGGCCGTGGAGGAAGCCGATCTGATAGAGGGGGAGGCAGAagcagatattaa